The following proteins are co-located in the Desulfonatronum thiodismutans genome:
- a CDS encoding N-6 DNA methylase — protein sequence MSGIDAYAALSGLVGFFTQAQGRCPWLYGFRPVGAEWQRPENIERYARRVSMEEIKENDYNLDISRYVGKAEPESAIDLDDVHREGYPGVSGKTQRVPEGTGTCPIVVRSRIQVKFSGY from the coding sequence ATGTCTGGGATTGATGCGTATGCCGCCCTTTCAGGGCTGGTTGGATTTTTTACCCAAGCCCAGGGGCGTTGCCCCTGGCTATATGGATTTCGCCCCGTTGGGGCGGAATGGCAACGGCCGGAGAATATCGAGCGGTACGCCCGGCGGGTTTCAATGGAGGAGATCAAAGAGAACGACTACAACCTGGACATCTCGCGCTATGTCGGCAAGGCCGAGCCGGAATCCGCCATCGACCTGGATGACGTCCATCGGGAAGGATATCCAGGAGTCAGCGGCAAAACACAACGAGTCCCTGAAGGAACTGGGACTTGCCCCATTGTCGTCCGTTCACGAATCCAAGTAAAGTTTTCAGGTTATTAG
- a CDS encoding heme lyase CcmF/NrfE family subunit — translation MHIIPYYSLLAALLLSLLAAAACVHQAWEGRSKVLPWVENAQIVICTLVTISSFFLLWAFYVKDFSLLYVSRYSDLTLPLFYRLTAFWAGQAGSMLFWAWLVVICGTIILFTRRYRLLSGQTRIFFWIFFLGIQAFFMYLLTGHQNPFMEISPAPLDGQGLNPLLQHPGMIIHPPTLFIGYAGFTIPACLALACWITGEKQSWIQIAHNWTLTAWIFLSAGIIIGGWWAYLELGWGGYWAWDPVENASLIPWLSATAFLHTAIVGQGRKALGKTNVLLMVLTLVLCFMATYLVRSGVIDSLHAFGDGGVGNPLMLFMMFSMAVTALVLFFGPARDDRPLSGLASRQGLLVVTAWVFLTLGLVVLMGTFWPVISKLWTPNPMGLDAGFYNRVCLPLFAVIGAILVICPWIQWKEGVRHGKWLAVLAGIWLALGVVLWLNGIRIPLALVGASAGLAMVVSIVMLFIVDPSLRKRRTAWGAYGVHLGVALMFLGVAISGPYKVEAEAVLAPGESMTIQDYTITYVGMETWSTPAMMVYASRLEVSRDGKVIGELAPQRRSYRTWDRPHAKIDTRFSLGVELYATLLGFTEDEIISLKMSTQPLVNWIWIGCVLLCLVGFAALRTSKGKDRETNAGADAATA, via the coding sequence ATGCACATTATTCCGTATTACAGTCTTCTGGCCGCCCTGTTGCTTTCGTTGCTGGCGGCCGCGGCCTGCGTCCATCAAGCCTGGGAGGGCCGGTCCAAGGTGCTGCCCTGGGTGGAGAACGCCCAGATCGTGATCTGCACTCTGGTGACCATCAGCTCGTTCTTCCTGCTCTGGGCGTTTTACGTCAAGGACTTCTCCCTGCTCTACGTCAGTCGCTACTCCGATTTGACCCTGCCGCTGTTCTACCGGCTGACCGCCTTCTGGGCCGGGCAGGCCGGGTCCATGTTGTTTTGGGCGTGGCTGGTGGTGATTTGCGGGACGATCATTCTCTTCACCAGACGATATCGGCTGCTCAGCGGCCAGACCCGGATCTTTTTCTGGATTTTCTTTTTGGGAATCCAGGCCTTTTTTATGTACCTGCTCACCGGGCATCAGAATCCCTTCATGGAAATCTCCCCCGCGCCGTTGGACGGCCAGGGGTTGAACCCGCTGCTCCAGCACCCGGGGATGATCATCCATCCGCCCACCCTGTTCATCGGGTACGCCGGGTTCACTATTCCGGCCTGTCTGGCTTTGGCCTGCTGGATCACCGGGGAAAAGCAGTCCTGGATCCAGATCGCCCACAACTGGACCCTGACCGCGTGGATTTTCCTCTCCGCCGGGATCATCATCGGCGGATGGTGGGCCTACCTGGAGCTGGGATGGGGCGGTTACTGGGCCTGGGACCCGGTGGAAAACGCCTCCCTGATCCCCTGGCTCAGCGCCACGGCCTTCCTGCATACGGCCATTGTCGGCCAGGGCCGCAAGGCCCTGGGCAAGACCAACGTGCTGCTGATGGTTCTGACTCTGGTGCTGTGCTTCATGGCCACCTACCTGGTGCGCAGCGGGGTGATCGACTCCCTGCACGCCTTTGGCGACGGCGGGGTCGGCAATCCGCTGATGCTGTTCATGATGTTCAGCATGGCGGTCACGGCTCTGGTCCTGTTTTTCGGCCCGGCCCGGGATGATCGCCCCTTGAGCGGGCTGGCCAGCCGGCAAGGGTTGCTGGTGGTCACGGCCTGGGTTTTTCTGACCTTGGGCCTGGTGGTCCTCATGGGCACCTTCTGGCCGGTGATCAGCAAGCTCTGGACTCCGAATCCCATGGGTCTGGACGCCGGGTTCTACAACCGGGTTTGCTTGCCGCTCTTCGCGGTGATCGGCGCGATCCTGGTGATCTGCCCCTGGATCCAGTGGAAGGAGGGCGTGCGCCACGGCAAATGGCTCGCGGTCCTGGCCGGGATCTGGCTGGCCCTGGGCGTGGTGCTCTGGCTCAACGGGATTCGCATCCCTCTGGCCCTGGTCGGGGCCAGCGCGGGGTTGGCCATGGTGGTCAGTATCGTGATGCTGTTTATTGTGGACCCGTCCCTGCGGAAGCGGCGTACGGCCTGGGGGGCCTACGGGGTGCATCTGGGCGTGGCCCTGATGTTTCTGGGCGTGGCCATTTCCGGCCCGTACAAGGTGGAGGCCGAGGCCGTGCTCGCTCCCGGCGAATCCATGACCATCCAGGATTACACCATCACCTATGTGGGCATGGAAACCTGGAGCACCCCGGCCATGATGGTCTATGCCTCCCGGCTGGAGGTTTCCCGGGACGGCAAGGTCATCGGCGAGTTGGCCCCGCAGAGACGCTCCTACCGGACCTGGGATCGGCCCCATGCCAAAATCGACACGCGCTTCAGCCTGGGCGTGGAACTCTACGCCACACTGCTGGGCTTTACCGAGGACGAGATCATCAGCCTGAAAATGAGCACCCAGCCTTTGGTGAACTGGATCTGGATCGGTTGCGTCCTTCTGTGTCTGGTGGGGTTTGCCGCATTGCGCACGTCCAAGGGCAAGGACCGGGAAACCAACGCCGGAGCTGATGCGGCCACCGCCTGA
- the tnpA gene encoding IS200/IS605 family transposase, with the protein MPQSLSNILLHLVFSTKNREPLILPELEPELYAYIAAIHKKLACPLLKIGGTENHLHILCRLERVVAVSKLLEEVKKSSSKWIKNIDDRLAGFAWQTGYGAFSIGMSNVEALEQYIARQKTHHQQVSFEDEYRALLKKYRVEWDEKYVWD; encoded by the coding sequence ATGCCGCAATCCCTATCCAATATCCTGCTCCACCTCGTATTCAGCACCAAGAACCGGGAACCGCTGATCCTTCCCGAACTGGAACCCGAACTCTACGCCTACATCGCGGCCATCCACAAAAAACTGGCCTGCCCTTTGCTGAAAATCGGCGGGACGGAAAACCATCTGCACATTCTTTGCCGGTTGGAACGCGTTGTTGCGGTGAGTAAACTATTGGAAGAAGTGAAAAAGAGTTCCTCGAAATGGATCAAAAATATAGATGATCGCCTGGCGGGTTTTGCCTGGCAGACCGGGTATGGTGCCTTTTCTATCGGCATGTCCAATGTGGAAGCGTTGGAGCAATACATCGCACGGCAAAAGACGCACCATCAACAGGTGAGTTTTGAAGACGAGTATCGAGCGTTGTTGAAAAAATACCGCGTCGAATGGGACGAGAAATATGTCTGGGATTGA
- a CDS encoding heme exporter protein CcmB produces MPRLPRFLVLARKDLGLMLGLGLGLAQTVLLGLLIIFVFSLSLPVGETMTGQAAAAIFWLASVFGLVLLFNALYHLEEANGVRLGLLLAPVSPGTVFLGKALAGAALLLLAQVFFVLGLVVFLGQSLYGQWALALGLVLAVDLGLVVLGSLLGALSQGQAARESLLSVILFPLLVPLLLGGVKLGGGLLSGVGFQDDSQWLTLILAFDALFAAVALILFPLVFREG; encoded by the coding sequence ATGCCTAGGCTTCCCAGGTTTCTGGTTCTGGCGCGCAAGGATCTGGGGCTGATGCTCGGCCTGGGTCTGGGTTTGGCCCAGACGGTCCTGCTGGGGCTGCTGATCATCTTCGTCTTCAGTCTTTCCCTGCCCGTGGGCGAGACCATGACCGGCCAGGCCGCCGCGGCAATTTTCTGGCTGGCCTCGGTCTTCGGCCTGGTCCTGCTGTTCAACGCTTTGTATCACCTGGAGGAGGCCAACGGCGTCCGTCTGGGGCTGCTTTTGGCACCCGTCAGTCCGGGGACCGTGTTCCTGGGCAAGGCCTTGGCCGGGGCCGCGCTGCTGCTGCTGGCCCAGGTTTTTTTTGTGCTCGGGCTGGTGGTTTTTCTCGGCCAATCCCTGTATGGCCAGTGGGCATTGGCCCTTGGCCTGGTACTGGCCGTGGACCTGGGCCTGGTTGTTCTGGGTTCCCTGCTGGGTGCGCTCAGCCAGGGTCAGGCGGCCAGAGAGTCCCTTCTCAGCGTGATTCTCTTCCCGCTGTTGGTGCCCCTGCTCTTGGGCGGCGTCAAGCTGGGTGGGGGGCTGTTGTCCGGGGTCGGGTTCCAGGACGATTCCCAATGGCTGACCTTGATTCTGGCCTTCGACGCCCTGTTCGCCGCGGTGGCGTTGATTCTGTTTCCCCTGGTCTTCCGGGAGGGATGA
- the ccmA gene encoding heme ABC exporter ATP-binding protein CcmA has protein sequence MTQSEPALVSLNGVGHFFGQRLVFRQVTLGVAPGEVLLVLGPNGAGKSTLLQIIAGLLTPGSGDMAWNLEHGEIGYLGHGTCVYPFLSASENLFFWARMHGMTPSIPDISAVLDRVELKAAALERAGTFSRGMAQRLSLARVLLLNSRMLLLDEPATGLDTASRTILDREIGQARDRGAAVIWVSHDARRDAHLADRVLVLQGKRQAFLGSANDYLEWSGDA, from the coding sequence ATGACCCAAAGTGAACCAGCACTCGTCAGCCTGAACGGGGTTGGCCATTTTTTCGGCCAACGCCTGGTTTTTCGCCAGGTCACCCTGGGCGTCGCGCCGGGCGAGGTGCTGCTGGTTCTGGGGCCCAACGGGGCCGGGAAGTCTACGTTGCTGCAGATCATCGCCGGGCTGCTGACCCCTGGAAGCGGGGACATGGCCTGGAATCTTGAACACGGCGAAATCGGCTATCTCGGCCACGGTACCTGCGTGTATCCGTTTTTGAGCGCCTCGGAGAATCTTTTTTTCTGGGCCAGGATGCACGGCATGACGCCCTCCATCCCGGATATCTCCGCGGTCCTGGACCGGGTGGAACTGAAAGCCGCGGCCCTGGAGCGGGCCGGCACCTTTTCCCGGGGCATGGCCCAGCGGCTCAGCTTGGCCCGCGTCCTTCTGCTCAACTCCCGGATGCTGCTCCTGGATGAACCGGCCACGGGTCTGGACACGGCGTCCCGGACCATATTGGACCGGGAGATCGGCCAGGCCAGGGATCGCGGGGCCGCGGTCATCTGGGTCAGCCACGATGCCCGGCGGGATGCCCACCTGGCGGACCGGGTACTGGTACTGCAAGGCAAGCGGCAGGCCTTTCTGGGGAGCGCGAACGACTACTTGGAGTGGTCCGGTGATGCCTAG
- a CDS encoding cytochrome c maturation protein CcmE, which produces MQKKKNSRTVYIVALALFLVGFGTLLMAGLKQNSIYFLNVSEALAMPAEDIQQIRLFGTVAGDGLVFDPQHMGVRFMLADSDDASQRIPVQYRGVVPDLFEPGAEVILEGGYLIQEGVFNAKTLMTKCPSKYEAENRPG; this is translated from the coding sequence ATGCAAAAGAAGAAAAATTCGCGCACCGTGTACATCGTGGCCTTGGCGCTCTTTCTGGTCGGCTTCGGGACGTTGCTGATGGCCGGGCTGAAACAGAACAGCATTTATTTTTTGAATGTTTCCGAGGCATTGGCCATGCCTGCGGAGGATATTCAGCAGATTCGTCTGTTCGGGACCGTGGCCGGGGACGGCTTGGTTTTTGATCCCCAGCATATGGGGGTCCGGTTTATGCTGGCGGACAGCGACGATGCGTCGCAGCGCATCCCGGTTCAGTATCGGGGCGTGGTCCCGGATCTGTTCGAGCCCGGGGCCGAGGTGATTCTGGAAGGCGGGTACTTGATCCAGGAAGGGGTCTTCAACGCCAAGACCCTGATGACCAAGTGTCCTTCGAAGTACGAGGCCGAGAACCGGCCCGGATGA
- a CDS encoding type I restriction endonuclease — MTEQELEQALIGKLTDLKYTRRPDIRDRAALEGNFRNHFQALNRVQLTDGEFKRLLDEIITPDVFTSATLLREINSFIRDDGTPLNYTLVNIKDWCKNTFEVVNQLRINTDYSFQRYDVMLLINGIPAVQIELKTLGISPRRAMQQIVDYKKDPGNGYTKTLLCFVQLFIVSNQTETYYFANNNDRHFAFDADENFLPIYQHAAEDNARARPASIPNQPQGGDIRIARGNAPG; from the coding sequence ATGACCGAACAAGAACTTGAACAAGCACTGATCGGCAAACTGACCGATCTTAAATACACCCGCCGCCCCGACATCCGCGACCGCGCCGCTCTCGAAGGGAACTTCCGCAACCACTTTCAGGCCCTCAATCGCGTCCAGCTCACCGACGGCGAATTCAAGCGCCTCCTTGACGAGATCATCACCCCCGACGTCTTCACCTCCGCGACCCTGCTTCGCGAGATCAACAGCTTCATCCGCGACGACGGCACCCCGCTCAACTACACACTGGTCAACATCAAGGACTGGTGCAAAAACACCTTCGAGGTCGTCAACCAGCTCCGCATCAACACCGACTACAGTTTCCAGCGCTACGACGTGATGCTCCTGATCAACGGCATCCCCGCCGTGCAGATCGAACTCAAGACCCTCGGCATCAGCCCCCGCCGGGCCATGCAGCAGATCGTCGACTACAAAAAAGACCCCGGCAACGGCTATACCAAGACCCTGCTCTGCTTCGTCCAGCTCTTCATCGTCTCCAACCAGACCGAGACCTACTACTTCGCCAATAACAACGACCGCCATTTCGCCTTCGACGCCGATGAAAACTTCCTGCCCATCTACCAGCACGCCGCCGAAGACAACGCCCGCGCAAGGCCAGCTAGCATCCCCAATCAGCCCCAAGGGGGCGACATCCGTATAGCCAGGGGCAACGCCCCTGGATAA